The following nucleotide sequence is from Micromonospora sp. WMMD1120.
GTCGTCGGAGCGGAACTTGATGATCGGACCGCCGAACGAGTCCTGGGTGAACAGCGTGACGCTGCCCGGTCCCTGCACGCCGACCAGGCTCAGCCGCACCCTGTTTCCCTCGAACACCCCCGAACCGAGCGTCGTGGTGTTCCAACCCGGCCAGAGCAGATCCGGGTCCTGGGTCAACGGGAGCAACCAGACCTGGCTGCCCGCCGGCCCGAGGAAGGCGAACCGAGGATCGTCCGGGACGGCCATCGCCGCCTCCGGCAGAACCTGGAACGTCACGTCGGCCGGGTCCCTCGTCACCGAAGGGCTGACCGTGTCGTCGTGCACCTTCAACGACAGCGCACCACCCTCGTAGTGCACGTCGACCGCATCGGTGTGCCCCTTGGACAACACCACCTTCTCGGCCGCCGACGCAGCGGTCGGCGCCAGCACCGTGCCGGCGACCACCACCGCCCCGGCAACCAGGGCCGCGAAACCGCGAGCCCTCAGAGTCGCATTCATACCTTCCCTTTCAGCACCGCGCGTACCTGGGCGCGGTGGGTACATGTGGTGACATCACCAGGACGCCTTGCGCACCCCGGGCATCTCGCCACGTAGAGCCAGCTCCCGGAACCGCACCCGGGACAGCCCGAACCGGCTGAGCACCCCGCGCGGGCGGCCGTCGATCTGGTCGCGCGAGCGCAGCCGCACCGGGCTGGAATCCCGCGGCAGCCGGCTGAGCCGACGCACCGCATCGGCGCGCGCGCCCGGGTCGGTGTCCGGATGGGCGACCAGCCGCTTCAGCTCCGCCCGCCCCTCGGCGTGCCGGGCTACCAGTTCCTCGCGGCGCGCCTGCCGGTTGACCAGGCTCTTCCTGGCCATCAGCGGGCCTCGCGGAACTCGACGTGCCGGCGGACGACCGGGTCGTACTTCCGCAGGACCAGCCGGTCCGGGTCGTTGCGACGGTTCTTGCGGGTGACGTACGTGTAGCCGGTGCCGGCGGTGCTGCGCAGCCGCACGATCGGTCGTACGTCGGTCTGGCGGGCCATCAGAGCTTCACCCCCCGGGCGCGCAGCTCGGCGACGACCTTCTCGATGCCCTTGCGGTCCACGGTCTTCAGCGCCTTCGTCGTCAGGGTGAGGCTGACCCATCGGCGTTCCGACGGCAGCCAGTAGCGGTGGTTCTGCAGGTTCGGGTTCCACCTGCGGCGAGTGCGTCGGTGGGAGTGGGACACGGCGTTACCGAAGCTCGGCTTCGCGCCGGTGACGTCACAACGTCGGGACACAGTGCACGCTCCTCGCTCAGGTTGACGATAACGACAACGGTTTTCAGTTTTACATCATCCGATCGGCCAGACCCTCGCCGGGTGGGTGCCGGGCCCCCCATCAGGCGTGCCCACGCCCGGGGGCCATCCCGCCGTCGCTCCGCCGCCACGATATGGCTAGAATGACAATCGTTTTCATTAACTGTCGAGAGGAGCGTGATGTCCTCGTCACCACAGGCCCCGACCAACGTCGTGACAACAGACGCTGACACCCGCCCGTCGTTGACCGTGCTGTCCGGCTTCTGGCCGGCGGCGACCTTCGCCGTCGCACGGGCGTTGCTCGCCGCCGACGAGTCACTGCTGCTGGTGCGCCACGACCTCACCGGGATCCGCGACGGCGTCGTGCGCCGGGTGGTGCGATCGAGCGCCGGCATCATCGAGGACGAGCAGGTCGACCTGAGACACGGCTGCGTCTCCTGCACCCTGCGCGAGGACGTGCTGCCCACCCTCGTTCGACTCGCGCGCGACCAGCCCGGTCGGGATCTCGTGCTGATGCTGCCCGAAGTGGTGGAACCAGAGGCGGTCGCCGCGGCCTGCGCGCACTGCCTCGTCGACGGCGCCCCGATCACCGAGCTCATCCGCGTCGACTCCTACGTCACCGTCATCGACGCCGAACACCTGCTCGACGGCCTCGCCAGCACCGACGACCTCCGCGCACTCGGCATCCAGGCCGCCGACGACGACGACCGGGCGCTCGCCGACGTCGTGGTCCGCCAGATCGAGTACGCCGACACACTGCTGCTCTGGGGTCAGTCCCCGGAAGGCGCCTTCGACACCAGCCGACTGTCGGTCCTGCTACAGCGGATGGCGCCCTGGGCGGTACACATCCGCGTCGACGGTGACCTCGTCGACGCCAGCACGCTGACCCGTCAACTGCGCCACACCCATCGACACCGGCCGGAGACACCAGGGCTCCTCGCCCGCGGGCTGCAGGGCTACACCCTGGGCTCCCATGAGCCCGAAGGCGACTGCGGGGTGGTCTCCGCCGTCTTCCGCGCCCGCCGCCCGTTCCACCCACAACGCCTGCACGACGTCCTCGAGGACGTCAACGCCGAGATGATCCGCGCCCGGGGTTACCTCTGGCTGGCCAGCCAACCTGACACCGTGGTGGCTTGGGAATTCGCCGGCGGCGGTCTGGCCATGGGATCACTCGGCCACTGGCTGGTGAGCCTGCCCGAGGACCGTTGGGAGCACGTCGAGGACCAACGCCGCCTCGCCGCCGCCCTGGACTGGGACCCCTACTACGGCGACCGCCACCAGCACCTCGTCTTCATCGGCCTCGACGTGGATGCCGTCGACCTACACCGCACCCTGACCCGCTGCCTGCTCACCGACGCCGAACTCGCCGACGGCGAAGAGGTGTGGCGCACCTACCACGACCCGTTCGCCGGCTGCTTCCCCCTCGGGGTGGAGGAACTGGCAGACACCGACACCGAAACCGAAGGAGCGCAACCCGCATGAAGCCCGGAATCCACCCCGACTACCGCCCCGTCGTCTACCGCGACAAGGGCGCCGACTTCGCCTTCCTCACCCGCTCCACCGCCACCAGCGACCAGACCGTCGAATGGTCCGACGGCCGGACCTATCCCGTCATCGACGTCCAGATCTCCTCCGCCAGCCACCCCTTCTGGACCGGCAGGCAACGCCTGCTCGACACCGCGGGCCGAGTCGAGAAGTTCCGCCAGAAGTACGCCCGCCGCGGGCCACAGGGCAGTTGACCATCGGGGTGCCGGGCTATCGGACCGACCAGCGCCGCAGGGTGTGGGGGCCATCGGCCAGGACCGGGCTTGGTACTCGGAGGTCGGCCGCGAGCTATCTGTCCACGGTGACCGGCTCGCGGTCGACCCTCGGCGGCGCCGGCGGGATGGCCCTCGCGGTGCTCGCCGCGCTGACCTTGCCGCAACCCAGCGGCGAGCGTCAGTCGTCCACACTGGTGCGACCGAACGCGATAGCTACGACGACTCTTCCGGATCTGCCGCACCGGGTGTCCGCACCGCGACGGTGACACGGATCGCGGTGGTCAGGGCCAGGCCGCCACCGGGTACGCGAGCGGGCTCGAGCGCTCGGGCGGCGTCGGTGGTCGCGGCGTCGAGACGGTCGGCCGGGATGTGCCGCAGCAACGCGCGCGCGCCGTGCGACCACAGCCACGTCATCCAGTGGTCGACGTCGCGGAAGCGACTCTCGACATGGTGCTGAGTGATCGCGGTGACGGCGAGACGGGCCGCCGTCATGGTCGCGGTGATGGCTTTGTCATCGGCGAACGGGTCCGCGGACGGAGCAGGCCGAGGCCCGTCCGCCGGCAGGTGAGCTGCGAGGGCGTCCATGGCCGCGACGAAGGCTGGGTCCTGCGCGGCGAAGGTGCTGATCGCCAGCCGGCCCGACGGTCGCAGCAGCCGCCCGTACGCTCGAATCGCCTGACCGGGATCAGGCAGCAGGAAGACGACGAGCCCGGCGAGGACCCTGTCGAAACTGCCCGGAGGGAAATCGGGTTGCTGGGCATCGCCGACCCGGACATCGACGTGGGCCAGGCCGGCGCGGGTGACGTCCTCGGTGGTCAGCGCCACCATGGCCGGTGCGAGGTCGATGCCGGTGACGCGGCCGGTCGGCCCGGTGGCCTCCGCCGCTGGAAACAGGACGGCTCCTCGGCCGCACCCGACGTCGAGGACACGATCGCCTGGCCGGACGCTGGCGCAGCGCACCAGGTCGACGCCGAGCGGACCGAAGAAGGACACGCCCGTTCGGTCATAGCTCGAGGCAGCCTGCTCGAACACCTCGACGGTCGTGTTCGATCGCCTACCGCTGCTCATCAACAATCCCCCTCGTTCTCAGACAGCGCCAGGGCATCAGCCGGTGGTACCCCGGCACCGGACGGCGCGGCAGCATTCACCAGCGGCCCCCGGGCCGATGACACGCCATCAGCGCGCCGCGACCAGTTTCGTGGTGGCGCGTCATGGGTCCCCGATCGCGCCGCCACGTGCCGACATCCGAGTCGGCATGGCTAAACCCGAACAGGGTCGACAAGGTCGTGTTCGTGCGGTTCGCTCAGGTCCCACTCGGGGAACGGGTCGGGCAATACCCGCCAGGCATCCGCTCCGGCGGCGATCTCGGCGTCGGTGAGCAGGCAGGCGGTCAGGGCGGCCCGCAGCCCCTGGCCGTCCAGATCGATACCGATGAGGACGAGTTCCTGCTGCCGGTCTCCGAAGACCGGATGCCAGCGAGACTCCAACTCGATCCGCTCGTCGGGATCCTCTGGCCACTCTCCGGATACCACGACGGGCGCGCCGACCGGATCGCACCGGCCCGACGGACCGGCCTGCGACCACAGTGCCTGCACGTCCGGGCGGCTGGCCAGCCACAGGAAGCCCTTCGAGCGCACCACACCGAACACGTCCAGCCCTTCGGCCAGCAGGTCCCACAGCCGCTGCGGGTGGAACGGCCGGTGGTCGCGGAAAACGATGCTGGAGATGCCGTACTCCTCGGTCTCCGGCACGTGCCCACCGTTGAGCTCGGCGACCCAACCCGGCGCCGTCTCCGC
It contains:
- a CDS encoding type B 50S ribosomal protein L31, whose protein sequence is MKPGIHPDYRPVVYRDKGADFAFLTRSTATSDQTVEWSDGRTYPVIDVQISSASHPFWTGRQRLLDTAGRVEKFRQKYARRGPQGS
- the rpmB gene encoding 50S ribosomal protein L28 — translated: MSRRCDVTGAKPSFGNAVSHSHRRTRRRWNPNLQNHRYWLPSERRWVSLTLTTKALKTVDRKGIEKVVAELRARGVKL
- a CDS encoding GTP-binding protein, whose protein sequence is MSSSPQAPTNVVTTDADTRPSLTVLSGFWPAATFAVARALLAADESLLLVRHDLTGIRDGVVRRVVRSSAGIIEDEQVDLRHGCVSCTLREDVLPTLVRLARDQPGRDLVLMLPEVVEPEAVAAACAHCLVDGAPITELIRVDSYVTVIDAEHLLDGLASTDDLRALGIQAADDDDRALADVVVRQIEYADTLLLWGQSPEGAFDTSRLSVLLQRMAPWAVHIRVDGDLVDASTLTRQLRHTHRHRPETPGLLARGLQGYTLGSHEPEGDCGVVSAVFRARRPFHPQRLHDVLEDVNAEMIRARGYLWLASQPDTVVAWEFAGGGLAMGSLGHWLVSLPEDRWEHVEDQRRLAAALDWDPYYGDRHQHLVFIGLDVDAVDLHRTLTRCLLTDAELADGEEVWRTYHDPFAGCFPLGVEELADTDTETEGAQPA
- a CDS encoding class I SAM-dependent methyltransferase — protein: MSSGRRSNTTVEVFEQAASSYDRTGVSFFGPLGVDLVRCASVRPGDRVLDVGCGRGAVLFPAAEATGPTGRVTGIDLAPAMVALTTEDVTRAGLAHVDVRVGDAQQPDFPPGSFDRVLAGLVVFLLPDPGQAIRAYGRLLRPSGRLAISTFAAQDPAFVAAMDALAAHLPADGPRPAPSADPFADDKAITATMTAARLAVTAITQHHVESRFRDVDHWMTWLWSHGARALLRHIPADRLDAATTDAARALEPARVPGGGLALTTAIRVTVAVRTPGAADPEESS
- the rpsN gene encoding 30S ribosomal protein S14, which codes for MARKSLVNRQARREELVARHAEGRAELKRLVAHPDTDPGARADAVRRLSRLPRDSSPVRLRSRDQIDGRPRGVLSRFGLSRVRFRELALRGEMPGVRKASW
- the rpmG gene encoding 50S ribosomal protein L33 yields the protein MARQTDVRPIVRLRSTAGTGYTYVTRKNRRNDPDRLVLRKYDPVVRRHVEFREAR